A single Methylobacterium sp. 17Sr1-1 DNA region contains:
- a CDS encoding glucosidase has translation MPGPVPCLTDTEEGRRLAAVATEGWHRWGPYLSERQWGTVREDYSAGGTAWDYLPHDHARSRAYRWGEDGIAGFSDDRQLWCLGLALWNGRDPILKERMFGLTNSEGNHGEDVKELWWYLDATPTHSYMRMLYKYPHAAYPYADLVAENGRRKGQNLPEYEIADTGVFAQRRYHDVTVEYAKAAPDDVLMRVTVVNRGPDPAELHVLPQLWSRNTWSWGRESWEPEHPRPLLRLTETGAVEATRKSLPPMRFAALQPAEFLFCENETNAGRLFGTSGPAHPKDAINDRVVEGRREAVNPLAEGTKCAAWATVTVPAGGTTVLRFRLSPAAGPDDRDVAGFDAVMARRLAEADAFYGALQRDIADPDARLVQRQALAGMLWSKQFYHFDVRRWLAGDPAQPAPPEARRHGRDSDWTHLNNADIVSMPDKWEYPWYAAWDLAFHCVTFALVDPAFAKGQLILLTREWYMHPNGQLPAYEWAFGDVNPPVHAWAALRVYRMDQAMTGTADRAFLERVFHKLMLNFTWWVNRKDAGDRNVFQGGFLGLDNIGIFDRSARLPTGGTLDQADGTAWMAMYSLNLMRIALELAIEDPVYEDIATKFFEHFLTIAEAMTHVGGNGTGLWDESDEFYYDVLSLPDGRQVPLRVRSLVGLIPLCAVEVLDEDMGKRFPDFARRARWLLTHRPDLAAQVSRWEEPGRGNRVLLSLLRRHRMKALLRRMLDETEFLSPHGVRSVSKAHAAAPFRFPWDGETFAVDYEPAESTTAVFGGNSNWRGPIWLPINFLLVEALTEFGRFYGPDFKVECPSGSKTYLTLPEIADELSARLTRLVLRGPDGRRPVLGDESLFQDDPHFRDHVPFHEYFHGDTGAGLGAAHQTGWTGLLALLLQPRRNVAGGQVPAAPEK, from the coding sequence ATGCCCGGTCCCGTCCCCTGCCTCACCGACACCGAGGAGGGCCGTCGCCTCGCCGCCGTCGCCACGGAGGGCTGGCATCGTTGGGGGCCGTACCTGAGCGAGCGGCAATGGGGCACGGTGCGGGAGGATTACAGCGCGGGCGGCACCGCCTGGGACTACCTGCCCCACGACCACGCCCGCTCCCGTGCCTATCGCTGGGGCGAGGACGGCATCGCGGGTTTCAGCGACGACCGCCAGCTCTGGTGCCTGGGCCTCGCCCTGTGGAACGGCCGCGACCCGATCCTGAAGGAGCGGATGTTCGGCCTCACCAACAGCGAGGGCAATCACGGCGAGGACGTCAAGGAGCTGTGGTGGTACCTCGACGCCACCCCGACGCATTCTTACATGCGGATGCTCTACAAGTACCCGCACGCCGCCTACCCCTATGCCGACCTCGTCGCCGAGAACGGACGGCGCAAGGGACAGAACCTACCGGAATACGAGATCGCCGACACCGGCGTGTTCGCGCAGCGGCGCTACCACGACGTGACGGTGGAATACGCCAAGGCCGCGCCCGACGACGTCCTGATGCGGGTGACGGTCGTCAACCGCGGCCCCGACCCGGCGGAGCTCCACGTCCTGCCGCAGCTCTGGTCGCGCAACACCTGGTCGTGGGGACGGGAATCTTGGGAGCCGGAGCATCCGCGCCCGCTCCTGCGCCTGACCGAGACCGGTGCCGTCGAGGCGACGCGCAAGAGCCTGCCGCCGATGCGGTTCGCCGCTCTGCAGCCGGCCGAGTTCCTGTTCTGCGAGAACGAGACCAATGCCGGTCGTCTCTTCGGCACATCCGGGCCTGCCCACCCGAAGGACGCGATCAACGATCGCGTGGTCGAGGGGCGGCGCGAGGCGGTGAACCCGCTCGCCGAGGGCACCAAATGCGCCGCCTGGGCGACGGTCACCGTGCCGGCGGGCGGCACCACGGTGCTGCGCTTCCGCCTGAGCCCCGCCGCAGGCCCGGACGACCGCGACGTCGCGGGTTTCGACGCCGTGATGGCGCGCCGCCTCGCCGAGGCCGACGCCTTCTACGGCGCGCTCCAGCGCGACATCGCCGATCCGGATGCCCGCCTGGTGCAGCGCCAGGCGCTCGCCGGCATGCTGTGGTCGAAGCAGTTCTACCATTTCGACGTCCGGCGCTGGCTCGCCGGCGACCCGGCCCAGCCGGCCCCGCCCGAGGCGCGCCGCCACGGCCGCGACAGCGACTGGACGCATCTCAACAACGCCGACATCGTCTCGATGCCGGACAAGTGGGAATACCCCTGGTACGCGGCCTGGGACCTCGCCTTCCACTGCGTGACCTTCGCGCTGGTCGACCCAGCCTTCGCCAAGGGCCAGCTGATCCTGCTCACCCGCGAATGGTACATGCACCCGAACGGGCAATTGCCGGCCTACGAATGGGCCTTCGGCGACGTGAACCCGCCGGTCCATGCCTGGGCGGCGCTCCGGGTCTACCGTATGGACCAGGCGATGACGGGGACGGCCGACCGCGCCTTCCTGGAGCGGGTCTTCCACAAGCTGATGCTGAACTTCACCTGGTGGGTGAACCGCAAGGATGCCGGCGACCGCAACGTCTTCCAGGGCGGCTTCCTCGGCCTCGACAATATCGGCATCTTCGACCGCTCGGCGCGGCTTCCCACCGGCGGCACCCTCGACCAGGCCGACGGCACCGCCTGGATGGCGATGTACAGCCTCAACCTGATGCGCATCGCCCTCGAACTCGCGATCGAGGATCCGGTCTACGAGGACATCGCCACCAAGTTCTTCGAGCATTTCCTCACCATCGCCGAGGCGATGACCCATGTCGGCGGCAACGGCACTGGGCTGTGGGACGAGTCGGACGAGTTCTACTACGACGTGCTGAGCCTCCCTGATGGCCGCCAGGTGCCGCTCCGGGTGCGCTCCCTCGTCGGGCTGATCCCGCTCTGCGCCGTCGAGGTGCTGGACGAGGATATGGGGAAGCGCTTCCCCGATTTCGCACGCCGTGCCCGGTGGCTCCTCACCCACCGCCCCGACCTCGCCGCCCAGGTCTCGCGCTGGGAGGAGCCGGGCCGCGGCAACCGGGTGCTGCTCTCGCTGCTGCGCCGCCACCGCATGAAGGCGCTCCTGCGCCGGATGCTCGACGAGACCGAGTTCCTGTCCCCCCACGGCGTGCGCTCCGTCTCGAAGGCGCATGCGGCGGCGCCGTTCCGCTTCCCCTGGGACGGCGAGACCTTCGCGGTCGATTACGAGCCGGCGGAATCGACCACCGCGGTATTCGGCGGCAACTCGAACTGGCGCGGCCCGATCTGGCTGCCGATCAATTTCCTGCTGGTCGAGGCCCTGACCGAGTTCGGCCGCTTCTACGGACCGGACTTCAAGGTCGAGTGCCCGTCGGGCTCGAAGACCTACCTCACCCTGCCGGAAATCGCCGACGAATTGTCCGCGCGCCTCACCCGCCTGGTCTTACGCGGCCCTGACGGCCGGCGGCCGGTGCTGGGCGACGAGTCCCTGTTCCAGGACGATCCGCACTTTCGCGACCACGTCCCGTTCCACGAGTATTTCCACGGCGACACGGGGGCCGGGCTCGGGGCGGCGCACCAGACCGGGTGGACCGGGCTGCTCGCGCTGCTGTTGCAGCCGCGGCGGAATGTGGCGGGCGGGCAGGTGCCGGCGGCGCCGGAGAAGTGA
- a CDS encoding non-heme iron oxygenase ferredoxin subunit, protein MTWHPVADLAEFAESPVLAREAGGVALALYRVEGTVYATQAHCTHAGVSLAGGEVVEGYIECPAHYGLFEIATGRAQGGPVCRDLAIYPVRIDGARVWVEVAPDGA, encoded by the coding sequence ATGACCTGGCATCCCGTGGCCGACCTGGCGGAGTTCGCGGAAAGCCCCGTGCTCGCTCGCGAGGCCGGCGGCGTCGCCCTCGCGCTGTATCGGGTCGAGGGCACGGTCTACGCCACGCAGGCGCATTGCACCCATGCCGGGGTATCCCTCGCCGGGGGCGAGGTGGTCGAGGGCTACATCGAGTGCCCGGCGCATTACGGCCTGTTCGAGATCGCCACCGGGCGAGCCCAGGGCGGGCCGGTCTGCCGCGACCTCGCGATCTATCCGGTCCGGATCGACGGGGCCCGGGTGTGGGTCGAGGTCGCGCCCGACGGTGCGTGA
- a CDS encoding Gfo/Idh/MocA family oxidoreductase → MNEARIAVVGAGQIGRRHIEEISKNPGATISAIVDPMQGAAALARRVGRPLYDTLEACITADRPDGVVLATPNRLHVPQGLACIAAGIPVLIEKPLAHDLDEGERLVAAAEKVGARVLVGHHRLYSPLLRRTVEAVRAGILGRIVGVIGSAVFYKPDAYFDGPNTWRREPGAGPLLINMIHEIGNLRAMVGEIAAVQAVASNAVRGFPIEDTVAVTLRFVDGALGTFLLSDTAASARSWEQTSRENDAYPTYPDEDAYTILGTEGSLAVPSLRLKRYAKLESRSWFEPFACDTLPVERADPLAEQITHFVAVIRGEATPLVSARDGLQNLRVVDAIMRAARAGGTVEVPAG, encoded by the coding sequence GTGAACGAAGCGAGGATCGCGGTCGTTGGTGCGGGCCAGATCGGGCGGCGGCACATCGAGGAGATCTCGAAGAATCCCGGGGCGACGATATCGGCCATCGTCGATCCGATGCAGGGCGCAGCCGCTCTTGCCAGACGGGTGGGCCGTCCGCTCTACGACACTCTGGAGGCGTGCATCACCGCCGACCGGCCGGACGGCGTGGTCCTGGCGACGCCGAACCGCCTGCACGTCCCGCAAGGACTTGCCTGCATCGCGGCCGGCATCCCGGTGCTGATCGAGAAGCCCCTCGCGCACGACCTGGACGAAGGCGAGCGCCTGGTCGCGGCTGCGGAGAAGGTCGGCGCCCGGGTGCTGGTCGGCCATCACCGCCTGTACAGTCCCCTCCTGCGGCGGACCGTCGAGGCGGTACGTGCCGGGATTCTCGGCCGGATCGTCGGAGTGATCGGCAGCGCGGTCTTCTACAAGCCCGACGCGTATTTCGACGGGCCCAATACCTGGAGGCGCGAGCCGGGCGCCGGTCCGCTCCTCATCAACATGATCCACGAGATCGGCAACCTGCGGGCGATGGTCGGCGAGATCGCCGCCGTCCAGGCCGTCGCCTCGAACGCCGTGCGCGGCTTTCCCATCGAGGACACGGTCGCCGTGACCCTTCGCTTCGTCGACGGGGCGCTCGGCACCTTCCTTCTCTCCGATACGGCCGCCTCCGCCCGGAGTTGGGAGCAGACCTCGCGCGAGAACGACGCCTATCCGACCTATCCCGACGAGGACGCCTACACGATCCTCGGAACCGAGGGTTCGCTCGCGGTGCCGAGCCTGCGGCTGAAGCGCTACGCAAAGCTGGAGTCCCGCTCCTGGTTCGAGCCCTTCGCCTGCGACACGCTCCCGGTCGAGCGCGCCGACCCGCTGGCGGAGCAGATCACCCATTTCGTAGCGGTGATCCGCGGCGAGGCCACGCCGCTGGTGAGCGCTCGCGACGGCCTGCAGAACTTGCGCGTCGTCGATGCCATCATGCGGGCGGCGCGGGCGGGCGGGACCGTCGAGGTCCCGGCCGGCTGA
- a CDS encoding 2-dehydropantoate 2-reductase, with protein sequence MADGTSQAGSVAVIGSGGIGGYLAGALERVGRAVTLCVRTPFDRLVVTDAAGEREVPVRIVADPAEVGPMDWVLVTTKAQDTAGAEPWFRRLVGPRTRVVVVQNGVGQAERARPHLAEGTTVLPAIIYCSVERTAPGRITHHGSTKMTVPAGPDGAAFAALFAGTPFEITQEADFVTVAWRKLLSNAVVNPITALTLRRIAIFNDPAIQDLARGLMDEVIRVANAEGARLTGEDATRILEGYRRMTGDGGSSMLYDRLAGRPLEHAHLTGAVVEAAGRHGIDVPLNRAILALAGAVSGRGLAGDR encoded by the coding sequence ATGGCGGACGGCACCAGTCAGGCGGGCAGCGTCGCGGTGATCGGGAGCGGCGGGATCGGCGGCTACCTGGCGGGGGCGCTGGAGCGGGTCGGGCGGGCGGTCACGCTCTGCGTGCGCACGCCGTTCGACCGCCTCGTCGTCACGGATGCGGCGGGCGAGCGCGAGGTGCCGGTGCGCATCGTCGCCGATCCGGCCGAGGTCGGCCCCATGGATTGGGTGCTGGTGACCACGAAGGCGCAGGACACCGCGGGCGCCGAGCCGTGGTTCCGCCGCCTCGTCGGCCCCCGGACCCGGGTGGTGGTGGTGCAGAACGGCGTCGGCCAGGCGGAGCGGGCCCGGCCGCACCTGGCTGAAGGCACGACGGTGCTGCCGGCGATCATCTACTGCTCGGTCGAGCGAACGGCGCCGGGCCGCATCACCCATCACGGCAGCACGAAGATGACCGTGCCGGCGGGTCCGGACGGGGCCGCCTTCGCGGCTTTGTTCGCCGGCACGCCGTTCGAGATCACCCAGGAGGCGGATTTCGTCACGGTGGCGTGGCGCAAGCTCCTCAGCAACGCGGTGGTCAACCCGATCACGGCCCTGACCCTGCGCCGCATCGCGATCTTCAACGACCCGGCGATCCAGGACCTCGCCCGCGGGCTGATGGACGAGGTGATCCGGGTCGCCAACGCCGAGGGCGCCCGCCTGACCGGGGAGGACGCCACCCGCATCCTCGAGGGCTACCGGCGCATGACCGGAGACGGCGGCAGCTCGATGCTCTACGACCGCCTCGCCGGCCGTCCCCTGGAGCACGCCCACCTCACCGGCGCCGTCGTCGAGGCCGCCGGGCGCCACGGGATCGACGTGCCGCTGAACCGGGCGATCCTGGCGCTCGCCGGCGCGGTGAGCGGGCGGGGACTGGCGGGGGACCGGTAG
- the zwf gene encoding glucose-6-phosphate dehydrogenase, which yields MTSETATTSHVPVEGHAASGSRPAPPCTIVIFGAGGDLTKRLLMPALYNLAGSRLLDGTTTIWGVDHSDATDESWRKNLSDTMESFTKDETAEFHAKHIDPAAWGFVRDRLHYLKGDFLAPETYRQIGEKIPGNAVFYLAVAARFFAPIVEHLGEAGLLKQGDGAFRRVVIEKPFGSDLASARELNQRILAVADESQLYRIDHFLGKETVQSIMAIRFANGMFEPIWRRDFVDHVQITAAETIGVEERGAFYEPTGALRDMVPNHLFQLLCMTAMEPPVSFDAEAVRTEKAKLVQAVRPVQPEDAVRGQYRAGTEQGRAVPSYRDEPHVAKDSRTETYAALKLTIDNWRWGGVPFYLRTGKRMTGRRTEIAVHFKPAPYRLFRDTPVDQIAPNILRIMVDPVQGMTTEFNAKVPGPSMRLGAVRSTFREGDFFAQEPNVGYETLLYDCLCGDATLFQRADNIEASWAAVDPLVKAWGAGGEPEPYESGSAGPKAADDLLARDGRRWLPLDGDSSGD from the coding sequence ATGACGTCCGAGACAGCCACGACGTCGCACGTCCCGGTAGAGGGGCACGCCGCCTCCGGCAGCCGGCCGGCCCCGCCCTGCACGATCGTGATCTTCGGCGCCGGCGGCGACCTGACGAAGCGCCTGCTGATGCCGGCGCTCTACAACCTCGCGGGCAGCCGCCTCCTCGACGGCACCACCACGATCTGGGGCGTCGACCACAGCGACGCCACGGACGAGAGCTGGCGCAAGAACCTCTCCGACACGATGGAGTCCTTCACCAAGGACGAGACGGCGGAGTTCCACGCCAAGCATATCGACCCGGCCGCCTGGGGTTTCGTGCGCGACCGGCTGCATTACCTCAAGGGCGACTTCCTGGCCCCCGAGACCTACCGGCAGATCGGGGAGAAGATTCCCGGCAACGCGGTGTTCTACCTCGCGGTGGCGGCGCGCTTCTTCGCGCCGATCGTCGAGCATCTGGGCGAGGCAGGGCTCTTGAAGCAGGGCGACGGCGCCTTCCGCCGCGTGGTGATCGAGAAGCCGTTCGGCAGCGACCTCGCCTCGGCGCGCGAGCTCAACCAGCGGATCCTCGCGGTCGCGGACGAGTCGCAGCTCTACCGGATCGACCACTTCCTGGGGAAGGAGACGGTGCAGAGCATCATGGCGATCCGCTTCGCCAACGGGATGTTCGAGCCGATCTGGCGCCGGGACTTCGTCGACCACGTCCAGATCACCGCCGCCGAGACCATCGGCGTCGAGGAGCGCGGCGCCTTCTACGAGCCGACCGGCGCGTTGCGCGACATGGTGCCCAACCACCTGTTCCAGCTGCTCTGCATGACCGCGATGGAGCCGCCGGTCTCCTTCGACGCCGAGGCGGTGCGCACCGAGAAGGCGAAGCTCGTCCAGGCCGTGCGCCCGGTCCAGCCGGAGGACGCGGTGCGCGGCCAGTACCGGGCCGGGACCGAGCAGGGCCGCGCCGTGCCGTCCTACCGCGACGAGCCGCATGTGGCCAAGGACAGCCGCACCGAGACCTACGCGGCCCTGAAGCTCACCATCGACAACTGGCGCTGGGGCGGGGTGCCGTTCTACCTGCGCACCGGCAAGCGGATGACCGGGCGGCGCACCGAGATCGCGGTCCACTTCAAGCCGGCGCCCTACCGCCTCTTCCGCGACACCCCGGTCGACCAGATCGCCCCCAACATCCTGCGGATCATGGTCGATCCGGTCCAGGGCATGACCACCGAGTTCAACGCCAAGGTGCCGGGCCCGTCGATGCGCCTCGGCGCCGTCCGCTCGACGTTTCGCGAAGGGGATTTCTTCGCGCAGGAGCCGAATGTCGGCTACGAGACCCTGCTCTACGACTGCCTGTGCGGCGACGCGACCCTGTTCCAGCGCGCCGACAACATCGAGGCGTCCTGGGCCGCAGTCGATCCGCTGGTGAAGGCCTGGGGCGCGGGCGGCGAGCCTGAGCCTTACGAGTCCGGCAGCGCCGGGCCGAAGGCCGCCGACGATCTCCTCGCCCGCGACGGCCGGCGCTGGCTGCCCCTGGATGGCGACTCGTCGGGCGACTGA
- a CDS encoding class I SAM-dependent RNA methyltransferase: MSDVMEIARLGLRGDGVTADGIVVPGALPGETVRAQAEEGSRPPRARLDAVLTPSADRIAPFCPYFGTCGGCAIQHLAPAPYADWKRDLVVGALARAGIAAPVAPLLDAHGAGRRRITLHVRAGEGGPQAGFMAARSHALVAIDHCPITEVALHRAPEIARRVSRPLGGGGAKPLDVQVTATAGGLDVDIRGHGPASDRARQALVLLAGELDLARISLHGDVLIVRRPPEIPAGRSRLVPPAGGFLQATAEGEATLARLVVEGVGKAKGTSKAKRVVDLFSGAGAFSLALAEGHTVHAVEGEAAALTSLDRAFRDTAGLRTITTERRDLFRRPLLAPELDRYDAVVFDPPRAGAEAQSARIAESKVPVVVGVSCDAGSFARDAALLVRGGYTLEAVTPVDQFRHSPHVEIVGVFRRPGKKR, from the coding sequence ATGAGCGACGTGATGGAGATCGCCCGCCTGGGCCTGCGCGGTGACGGGGTGACGGCGGACGGCATCGTGGTGCCGGGCGCGCTGCCGGGCGAGACGGTGCGGGCGCAAGCGGAGGAGGGGAGCCGCCCGCCCCGCGCCCGGCTCGACGCGGTGCTGACCCCGTCAGCCGATCGGATCGCGCCGTTCTGCCCGTATTTCGGTACCTGCGGCGGCTGCGCGATCCAGCACCTCGCGCCCGCGCCTTACGCCGACTGGAAGCGCGACCTCGTCGTCGGGGCGCTGGCGCGGGCCGGGATCGCGGCACCGGTGGCGCCGCTCCTCGACGCCCATGGCGCGGGTCGCCGCCGCATCACCCTGCACGTGCGCGCCGGCGAGGGCGGGCCGCAGGCGGGATTCATGGCGGCGCGCAGCCACGCGCTGGTGGCGATCGACCATTGCCCGATCACGGAGGTCGCCCTGCACCGTGCCCCCGAGATCGCCCGCCGGGTGAGCCGGCCGCTCGGCGGCGGAGGGGCTAAGCCCCTCGACGTGCAGGTGACCGCGACCGCGGGCGGCCTCGACGTCGACATCCGCGGCCACGGGCCGGCCTCCGACCGGGCGCGCCAGGCGCTGGTCCTGCTCGCGGGCGAACTCGACCTCGCGCGGATCTCGCTCCATGGCGATGTGCTGATCGTGCGCCGCCCGCCGGAGATCCCGGCCGGCCGCTCCCGGCTGGTGCCGCCGGCCGGCGGCTTCCTCCAGGCGACGGCGGAGGGGGAGGCGACGCTCGCCCGCCTCGTCGTCGAGGGGGTGGGCAAGGCCAAGGGGACCAGTAAGGCCAAACGCGTCGTCGATCTCTTCTCCGGCGCCGGCGCCTTCTCGCTGGCGTTGGCGGAAGGCCACACCGTCCACGCGGTCGAGGGCGAGGCCGCGGCACTCACGTCCCTCGACCGCGCCTTCCGGGACACGGCGGGCCTGCGCACCATCACCACCGAGCGCCGCGACCTCTTCCGGCGCCCGCTCCTGGCCCCCGAGCTCGACCGCTACGACGCCGTGGTGTTCGATCCGCCCCGCGCCGGCGCCGAGGCGCAGAGCGCAAGAATCGCCGAATCGAAGGTGCCGGTGGTGGTCGGCGTGTCCTGCGACGCCGGCAGCTTCGCGCGCGATGCCGCGCTGCTGGTGCGGGGCGGCTACACGCTCGAGGCGGTGACCCCGGTCGATCAGTTCCGGCATTCGCCGCATGTCGAGATCGTCGGCGTGTTCCGGCGGCCTGGGAAGAAGCGGTAA
- a CDS encoding amylo-alpha-1,6-glucosidase, giving the protein MEDTREWLEADGLGGFASGPVAGPRTRRYHALLLTATTPPTGRVVLVNGFEAEVATEGGTVPLSTQAYAPNVIHPDGCRHIIDFAPRPWPLWTYRLPDGTTIRHEVLVEPDSCETLLRWQRMTGDGPCTLTVRPLLSGRDYHALHHENPAFAFAAAFQGGNVVWRPYSDLPAVAALTNGTYVHAPEWYRNFLYDAERDRGLDAVEDLASPGAFTFDLAAGPAVMILRSGDGLGIRAAAHAERLVASERTRREALSPLALAAGAYLVDRPGGRTLVAGFPWFTDWGRDTFIALRGLLLDTGALAQARAILLAWAGAVSEGMMPNRFPDRGEAPEYNAVDASLWYVVAVHDTLAAHAADGRPVPEAEGARLAEACGAILDGYAAGTRFRIAPDADGLLRAGVPGVQLTWMDAKVGDRVITPRIGKPVEIQALWINALKIGIARWPGRAAQWHDLERRASAAFDHFVSPAGALFDVIDADHVPGAVDARMRPNQILAVGGLPYPLLTGDAARAVVDAVEARLLTPLGLRSLDPGDPDYRGTYAGGPAERDGAYHQGTVWPWLIGPFVDAWLSVRGRSPAAKAEARARFLPPIQAHLDQAGLGHVSEVADGDPLHRPGGCPFQAWSLGELIRVRRMLGLDPV; this is encoded by the coding sequence GTGGAGGACACCCGCGAGTGGCTGGAAGCCGACGGGCTCGGGGGCTTCGCCTCCGGCCCGGTCGCGGGCCCGCGCACCCGGCGCTACCACGCGCTCCTTCTGACGGCCACGACCCCGCCGACCGGGCGGGTGGTGCTGGTCAACGGGTTCGAGGCCGAGGTCGCGACCGAGGGCGGGACAGTGCCGCTCTCGACGCAGGCCTACGCGCCGAACGTGATCCACCCGGACGGCTGTCGCCACATCATCGATTTCGCCCCCCGGCCCTGGCCGCTCTGGACCTACCGCCTGCCGGACGGCACCACGATCCGGCACGAGGTGCTGGTCGAGCCCGATTCCTGCGAGACGCTCCTGCGCTGGCAGCGCATGACCGGCGACGGCCCGTGCACCCTGACGGTGCGCCCGCTCCTCTCGGGACGCGACTACCACGCTCTCCACCATGAAAACCCGGCCTTCGCCTTCGCGGCGGCCTTCCAGGGTGGCAACGTCGTCTGGCGCCCCTATTCCGATCTGCCGGCGGTCGCGGCGCTCACCAACGGGACCTATGTCCACGCGCCCGAGTGGTACCGGAATTTCCTGTACGATGCGGAGCGTGACCGCGGCCTCGACGCGGTCGAGGACCTGGCGAGCCCGGGAGCCTTCACCTTCGACCTCGCCGCCGGTCCGGCGGTGATGATCCTGCGCAGCGGCGACGGGCTCGGGATCCGGGCGGCGGCCCATGCCGAGCGCCTCGTCGCGTCCGAGCGGACGCGGCGCGAGGCGCTGTCGCCGCTGGCGCTGGCCGCCGGCGCCTACCTCGTCGACCGGCCGGGCGGGCGCACCCTGGTGGCGGGGTTTCCGTGGTTCACCGATTGGGGCCGCGACACCTTCATCGCGCTCCGCGGCCTCCTCCTCGACACCGGCGCGCTCGCGCAGGCGCGCGCGATCCTGCTCGCCTGGGCCGGCGCGGTGAGCGAGGGCATGATGCCGAACCGCTTCCCCGACCGCGGCGAGGCGCCGGAGTACAACGCCGTCGACGCCTCGCTCTGGTACGTGGTGGCGGTCCACGACACGCTCGCCGCCCATGCCGCCGACGGGCGTCCGGTGCCGGAGGCGGAAGGCGCGCGCCTCGCCGAGGCCTGCGGGGCGATCCTCGACGGCTACGCCGCCGGGACCCGCTTTCGCATCGCGCCCGATGCCGACGGGCTGCTGCGCGCCGGCGTGCCGGGGGTGCAGCTGACCTGGATGGACGCCAAGGTCGGCGACCGGGTGATCACGCCCCGTATCGGCAAGCCGGTCGAGATCCAGGCGCTGTGGATCAACGCGCTCAAGATCGGCATCGCCCGCTGGCCCGGCCGGGCCGCGCAGTGGCATGACCTGGAGCGGCGCGCCTCAGCCGCCTTCGACCACTTCGTCTCGCCCGCGGGCGCCCTCTTCGACGTGATCGACGCCGACCACGTGCCGGGCGCGGTGGATGCCCGGATGCGACCGAACCAGATTCTTGCCGTCGGTGGCCTGCCCTACCCGCTGCTGACCGGTGACGCCGCCCGGGCGGTGGTGGATGCCGTCGAGGCACGCCTCCTCACGCCTTTGGGCCTGCGCTCCCTCGATCCCGGCGATCCGGATTATCGCGGCACCTACGCGGGCGGGCCGGCGGAGCGGGACGGCGCCTACCACCAGGGCACGGTCTGGCCCTGGCTGATCGGTCCCTTCGTCGATGCCTGGCTTTCCGTGCGCGGCCGCTCGCCGGCAGCGAAGGCCGAGGCGCGGGCGCGCTTCCTGCCGCCGATCCAGGCCCATCTGGATCAGGCCGGCCTCGGCCACGTCTCGGAGGTCGCCGACGGCGACCCACTCCACCGCCCCGGCGGCTGCCCGTTCCAGGCCTGGTCCCTCGGCGAGCTGATCCGCGTGCGGCGGATGCTCGGCCTCGATCCGGTGTGA